From Psychrobacillus sp. FSL K6-2836, a single genomic window includes:
- a CDS encoding YwqI/YxiC family protein: MSTEVKIVYADVENQLGEMTGAVDLLNPKAEPPITGNILDVVTKFNELSVKLDQLLVKYQTLSSKNIQTTSASIDFMEESDQKISAAMQCTIDGTGVVSR; this comes from the coding sequence ATGTCTACGGAAGTTAAAATCGTATATGCTGATGTGGAAAATCAACTTGGAGAAATGACTGGTGCGGTTGACCTGCTAAACCCAAAAGCAGAGCCGCCTATTACGGGTAATATACTAGATGTCGTTACAAAGTTCAATGAATTATCCGTAAAATTGGACCAATTATTAGTCAAATATCAAACATTATCATCCAAAAATATTCAAACTACATCTGCTTCAATAGACTTTATGGAAGAGTCCGATCAAAAAATATCAGCAGCTATGCAGTGTACCATTGATGGAACAGGGGTGGTGTCACGATGA
- a CDS encoding YwqH-like family protein: MPGYYYALLAKKKDDLQRLTACQSSLQGKQSEFNTNEHKCLEPELTATTWQGTHGDKFDDIRESGIHTSYVDISGSQFSNVFSAISTRISELNTEIASIEQTIANILAEQERRRQEKAN; the protein is encoded by the coding sequence ATGCCAGGATATTATTATGCTTTACTAGCTAAAAAGAAGGATGACTTGCAAAGATTAACTGCATGCCAGTCTTCCTTGCAAGGAAAGCAATCCGAATTTAATACAAATGAACATAAGTGTTTAGAGCCAGAGCTAACTGCCACTACTTGGCAGGGAACTCATGGAGATAAGTTTGACGATATTCGAGAATCAGGAATTCATACTAGCTATGTGGATATATCCGGAAGTCAATTTTCTAATGTATTTAGTGCAATCTCTACGAGAATAAGTGAATTGAATACTGAAATAGCATCTATTGAACAAACGATCGCCAATATTTTAGCGGAGCAAGAACGCAGGCGTCAAGAGAAAGCAAACTAA
- a CDS encoding type VII secretion EssA family protein encodes MKRMKVNPRLLFPILFLTLVGNGFVVLAEEPKKVEDLDPVIYEKLEFKKNTDYLHDKKKTEMKNTIPKKQVDIYFDGRKKLPNRGDTSYLFQTAERGEKSTVTAKSSELKLFSEKDITLADVSVSQIEEESASNSARTILFFGVIGIGILTLFVIFLPRLVSTSESTESAK; translated from the coding sequence ATGAAGCGTATGAAAGTTAACCCTCGTCTTTTGTTTCCAATATTGTTTTTAACGCTAGTTGGAAATGGTTTTGTTGTTTTAGCGGAAGAACCAAAAAAGGTAGAAGACTTAGATCCTGTTATTTATGAAAAACTAGAATTTAAGAAAAATACGGATTATCTGCATGATAAGAAAAAAACGGAAATGAAAAATACAATTCCTAAGAAGCAAGTTGATATATATTTTGATGGGAGAAAGAAGCTTCCTAACAGAGGAGACACTTCCTATTTGTTTCAAACGGCTGAGCGTGGGGAGAAAAGTACCGTAACAGCAAAATCCTCTGAGTTAAAGTTATTTTCTGAAAAAGATATTACTCTAGCAGATGTTTCAGTATCCCAAATAGAAGAGGAATCCGCTAGTAATAGTGCGAGGACAATCCTATTTTTTGGTGTAATAGGGATTGGTATTCTTACTTTGTTTGTCATTTTCTTACCGAGGTTAGTAAGTACCTCAGAGTCTACTGAATCAGCCAAATGA
- the esaA gene encoding type VII secretion protein EsaA, whose amino-acid sequence MKSTKNTKLLKYGVGILLILAVPIIFFQLMGVNILDLNNANKRTIAIVNEDMGLTKDSEKVQMGVEVVSILADDSDYEWEVMGRGAAENGIKSNQYDAIVYIPSNFSENIMSYDEQNPKKAEFAYQVQRQKTGLRKEQVLHEIEVATDRVNDKISTLYWSYIAQEMNHIKKEFTSILGKETEFLSAMSAYYKPESETLAEQMQRQKDQMASLQTTIGSANNAHTSRIENADSFGLQMNNFITYVQQYKEFQNTQRQILQQVQDDSLAKIHAAAATQAEQFNQSVQMLEDSNNKLNEEIQKVNNIVETNKEKFNELSELRKKEVDRQAKDLLAVQGTAIDRYNNTILDNLEKGIETGKSSNAVLSAASLGIEPNQLTSIKDQLEQKAAEKASTILPGLEQERWKVESILSALTSLKTKVAETDPASTFISEIDQLQVELESITAGLAERETTWVNANQTGNADYSKASTEYTKLLENYSSIYREYESVQQVVNTYPTDTARIGMEIILKEEDLLANTNLSKNQRARLQKLFAKGAAKTDTSSLLSYYATLEQFEFTLNEGGDSVNKDAVLKDEILTALLKNVVEINELELEGWNSVSETIPETELGMSDLSTTFAAIMSGYKETAEQQHASLINELNSIDQQANVLLAQIQNPTNMIPSGEPVAATSEGEVMAGQQNVTNQLVTLSGMIQSLSQKQSSLVDYANDLTVKAENIKETSNEFSGKWDTNVAAMSEFDNDIQDFLANTYVDGQENGYAFNHFVNPLDVKGEAAVSDEMEKVPPVILFIILLISSLLIGYFSYQMKDGPIGLQLAMTALLSVLVGLIISFYSIYMYILNDHRALEWTIFTILLLLAGAAIIRVALEFGQSVGWLASLALMCLYIIPLLILAVPDINIPDMLSAVYMSIKYEPETSFMWGAVITAVIAIVMLATTYLMNKNKNKRSKASAADEAYES is encoded by the coding sequence ATGAAATCAACAAAAAATACCAAATTACTAAAATACGGTGTTGGAATTCTATTAATATTAGCTGTTCCCATTATTTTCTTCCAGCTGATGGGTGTTAATATTCTCGATTTGAATAACGCAAATAAACGTACGATTGCTATCGTAAATGAAGATATGGGTTTAACGAAGGATTCAGAAAAGGTACAAATGGGTGTTGAAGTAGTATCCATTTTAGCGGATGACTCAGATTACGAATGGGAAGTAATGGGACGTGGGGCCGCGGAGAATGGAATAAAATCCAACCAATACGACGCAATTGTATATATTCCTTCCAATTTCTCGGAAAATATAATGTCTTATGACGAACAAAATCCGAAAAAAGCAGAGTTTGCCTATCAAGTACAGCGTCAGAAAACAGGATTACGGAAAGAACAGGTTTTACATGAAATAGAAGTAGCAACAGATCGAGTAAATGATAAAATTTCCACTTTGTACTGGAGCTATATAGCGCAGGAAATGAATCATATTAAAAAAGAGTTTACGAGTATTTTAGGAAAAGAAACAGAATTCCTAAGTGCAATGTCAGCCTATTATAAGCCAGAATCAGAAACATTGGCTGAACAGATGCAAAGACAAAAGGACCAAATGGCATCATTGCAAACTACAATCGGATCTGCAAATAATGCTCATACTAGCCGTATTGAAAATGCCGATTCGTTTGGATTACAAATGAACAACTTCATCACCTATGTACAGCAATATAAGGAGTTTCAGAATACACAAAGACAAATACTACAGCAAGTACAGGATGATAGTTTAGCGAAAATTCATGCAGCTGCAGCAACACAAGCAGAGCAGTTCAATCAGTCCGTTCAAATGCTGGAGGATAGTAATAATAAATTAAATGAAGAAATTCAAAAAGTGAATAATATTGTGGAGACAAATAAAGAAAAATTTAATGAATTATCAGAACTACGAAAAAAAGAAGTAGATCGGCAGGCTAAGGATTTACTAGCAGTGCAAGGTACTGCAATCGATCGTTATAATAATACAATTTTAGATAATCTTGAAAAAGGCATTGAGACAGGAAAAAGTAGCAATGCAGTGCTTTCTGCAGCTTCTTTAGGAATAGAGCCAAATCAACTTACTTCTATTAAAGATCAGCTAGAACAAAAAGCAGCGGAGAAAGCCTCTACTATTTTACCTGGATTAGAACAAGAACGCTGGAAAGTAGAAAGTATATTATCCGCATTAACTTCCTTAAAAACAAAGGTAGCAGAAACGGATCCTGCATCTACTTTTATAAGTGAAATTGATCAGCTTCAGGTGGAACTTGAGTCGATTACAGCTGGCTTAGCTGAAAGAGAAACAACTTGGGTTAATGCAAACCAAACCGGAAATGCTGACTATTCAAAAGCTTCTACAGAGTATACAAAGCTATTAGAAAACTATAGCTCTATTTATAGAGAATACGAATCTGTCCAACAGGTTGTAAATACTTATCCAACAGATACTGCACGAATAGGAATGGAAATAATACTAAAAGAAGAAGACTTGTTGGCTAATACTAACCTATCAAAAAATCAGCGAGCTAGATTACAAAAGCTATTTGCAAAAGGTGCAGCTAAAACAGATACAAGTTCTTTGTTATCCTACTATGCTACGTTAGAACAATTTGAATTCACTCTCAATGAAGGCGGAGATAGTGTCAATAAGGATGCTGTTTTAAAGGATGAAATTTTGACAGCTTTACTGAAAAATGTAGTGGAAATTAACGAATTGGAATTGGAGGGTTGGAATTCTGTATCAGAGACTATTCCAGAAACAGAACTAGGAATGTCCGACCTTAGTACAACGTTTGCTGCCATCATGTCTGGTTATAAAGAAACTGCGGAACAGCAGCATGCATCATTAATCAATGAACTAAACTCTATTGATCAACAAGCAAATGTCTTACTTGCGCAAATTCAAAATCCTACGAATATGATTCCGTCTGGGGAGCCAGTGGCAGCTACTTCTGAAGGGGAAGTAATGGCTGGTCAACAAAATGTGACTAATCAGCTTGTAACGTTAAGTGGAATGATTCAATCATTATCACAAAAACAAAGCAGTTTAGTAGATTACGCAAATGACCTAACTGTGAAAGCAGAAAATATAAAAGAGACGTCCAATGAATTTAGTGGTAAATGGGATACGAATGTAGCTGCCATGTCTGAATTCGATAATGATATTCAAGACTTTCTTGCCAATACATATGTCGATGGTCAGGAAAACGGATATGCCTTTAATCATTTTGTAAATCCACTTGATGTAAAAGGAGAAGCAGCAGTTTCTGATGAAATGGAGAAAGTCCCTCCTGTTATTTTATTTATCATTCTATTAATCAGTAGTTTGTTGATCGGATATTTCTCTTATCAGATGAAAGATGGTCCGATTGGGCTCCAATTAGCTATGACAGCTTTATTATCCGTACTTGTTGGACTAATTATTAGTTTCTACAGTATCTATATGTATATTTTAAATGACCATCGTGCGCTTGAATGGACAATTTTTACAATTCTTTTATTGCTTGCAGGCGCAGCCATCATTCGCGTGGCTTTAGAATTCGGCCAATCAGTTGGGTGGCTTGCTAGCTTGGCGTTGATGTGCTTATATATCATTCCATTACTAATACTTGCAGTGCCCGATATTAATATTCCTGATATGTTGTCTGCTGTTTATATGTCTATCAAATATGAACCAGAAACTAGCTTTATGTGGGGAGCAGTAATCACAGCGGTTATAGCAATAGTGATGTTAGCAACAACTTACTTGATGAATAAAAACAAAAATAAAAGATCAAAAGCATCTGCGGCAGATGAAGCGTATGAAAGTTAA
- the essC gene encoding type VII secretion protein EssC, translating to MQQLWLFYDENYQWITLPESDFTSLTIGPAIEHDITIQTFPFVNGPFTLKKEDNVLVIYSGDKSFGRITDDEGLTIEQKEKVLHLYTSSTPLTSKTYFIDFDNEVSFDTQLEIATFQRLKTSFPRVESGHFSINKIKDGWIIKKDFGCPLYVNGKLVESNTVLADGDILQWAFMEMKLLQKDLLEVTASVPYATKLSIIDVPESEILQMYPDYRRTPRMIYDLPDDKISLTFPTQETDDSGRGLWLIIAPPLVMLVVMALVAIFIPRGIFVIISITMFLTFLVTSTVQYFRDKKKHKRNAEKRRRVYKAYLENMREELYELSEKQKKVLNYHFPDFEEMKQMTNDLSSRIWERSLESHDFLEFRLGTGNVKASYDIKLSSGDLANREIDDLLEQAQRMEQVYKEIPAAPITTKLPEGILGLTGKESVIKRELQQIIGQLAFSQSYHDTRFIYIFNHDEYADVEWMKWLPHFKLPHMHARGLIHNEETRDQLLSSLYEIIRERDTDDQKGKTIFAPHLVFFVSDYSLLAEHVILEYLEGKHTKDLGISVIFAESAQERMTENVHTLIRYVNEREGDILIEAGKAVDIAFNLDEFDTTTNERFTRMLRTLNHQIGIKNSIPNSVSFLEMFGVKDIEDVPIARNWTLNESAKSLAVPIGFKGKNELVALNLHEKAHGPHGLLAGTTGSGKSEFLQTYILSLAVHYHPHEVAFLLIDYKGGGMAQPFKHIPHLLGTITNIEGSKNFSMRALASINSELKRRQRLFDQYVVTHIDDYTTLYKEGKAMEPLPHLFLISDEFAELKREEPEFIRELVSTARIGRSLGVHLILATQKPGGVIDEQIWSNARFRVALKVQDASDSKEILKNGDAASITVTGRGYLQVGNNEVYELFQSAWSGAPYKEEVLEGEDDVAIVTDLGLYPLSGIATNVKKKSSGMTEMEAVTAKIAESTADMNIQKVASPWLEPLALRLEKQHDIPRSQTGFPIGMIDEPDKQSQTPIAYNWTKDGNLGVFGSSGYGKSYTLLTTLLGLAENLTPEEANFYLLDYGNGSLLPLRQLPHTADYFTIDEELKRDKLVKLIKEEIAKRKIAFQQSEVSNIHMFNKLSASTLPFLYIVVDNYDIVREEMEELEAQLIQFGRDGQSLGIYLFVAATRVQSVRQSLMNNLKTKIVHYLMDTTESFTVIGRVPFDLEPFPGRAILKKEDAYFAQIYLPASGADDYEVLESIKVKVSNLRTQYLEENLPKPIPMLPLELTSTNFSFYLDGKNKDGIVPIGLDEDTVLPISIDFKKNRHCLLIGQVQRGKTNTITWMLHTLLEQKTGFISIFDSFDRGLSRFAEHDSIDYLETKENLAEWITRTEQYYAEVERIYLENIQQGKSVEITLSYFVIDGYTRFLQVADISLQDRLAKLMKRYAHLGFNVVMSGNNAEITKGYDAFTNELKLVRQALVYMKKSEQTLFTVAYERKEAELPLGFAHYILNGNATKVKIPLSELERTNIQ from the coding sequence TTGCAACAACTATGGTTGTTTTACGACGAAAATTATCAGTGGATAACTCTACCAGAAAGTGACTTTACATCTTTAACAATTGGACCTGCCATAGAACATGATATTACGATACAGACATTTCCTTTTGTGAATGGTCCTTTTACATTAAAAAAAGAGGATAATGTACTCGTTATTTATAGTGGAGACAAATCTTTTGGAAGAATCACAGACGATGAGGGTCTTACGATTGAACAGAAAGAAAAAGTGCTTCATTTGTATACTTCGTCTACTCCACTAACTTCTAAAACTTACTTTATAGACTTTGACAATGAGGTTTCGTTTGATACCCAATTAGAAATTGCGACATTTCAAAGACTGAAAACAAGTTTTCCAAGAGTAGAGTCTGGACATTTCTCGATAAATAAAATAAAAGATGGCTGGATTATAAAGAAAGACTTTGGCTGTCCTTTATATGTAAACGGTAAGTTAGTGGAATCTAACACAGTTCTTGCCGATGGAGATATTCTTCAGTGGGCATTTATGGAAATGAAATTACTCCAAAAAGACTTACTAGAGGTAACTGCATCGGTTCCTTATGCCACGAAATTGTCTATTATAGATGTCCCGGAGTCTGAAATTCTGCAGATGTATCCTGATTATCGTCGTACACCGAGAATGATTTATGATCTTCCAGATGACAAAATTTCATTAACATTTCCTACCCAGGAAACGGATGATTCCGGAAGAGGATTATGGCTTATAATAGCCCCACCACTGGTGATGCTCGTTGTCATGGCACTTGTAGCAATTTTTATCCCAAGAGGAATTTTCGTTATTATTTCTATCACAATGTTTTTAACATTTCTAGTCACCTCCACTGTTCAATATTTCCGTGACAAAAAGAAGCATAAGCGGAATGCAGAAAAACGGCGCCGTGTGTATAAAGCGTATTTAGAAAACATGAGAGAAGAGCTTTACGAGCTTTCAGAGAAACAAAAGAAAGTGTTGAACTATCATTTCCCTGATTTTGAAGAAATGAAACAAATGACTAATGATTTATCCAGTAGAATTTGGGAAAGATCACTTGAGAGCCATGACTTTTTAGAGTTTAGATTAGGAACTGGAAATGTAAAAGCTAGCTATGATATTAAACTATCCTCTGGTGATTTAGCTAATAGAGAAATAGATGATTTGCTCGAACAAGCTCAGCGAATGGAACAGGTTTACAAAGAGATTCCTGCTGCACCAATTACAACGAAATTACCCGAAGGTATTTTAGGCTTAACTGGCAAAGAATCAGTGATTAAGCGTGAACTTCAGCAAATAATTGGTCAATTGGCATTTTCTCAAAGTTATCATGATACAAGATTTATATATATTTTCAATCATGATGAATATGCCGATGTAGAGTGGATGAAATGGCTACCCCATTTTAAGCTGCCGCATATGCATGCTAGAGGTTTGATACATAACGAGGAAACAAGAGATCAATTATTGTCTTCGTTATATGAAATTATTCGCGAGCGAGATACAGATGATCAGAAGGGTAAAACAATATTTGCCCCACATTTAGTTTTCTTTGTTTCGGATTACTCATTGCTTGCAGAGCATGTCATTTTGGAATACTTAGAAGGCAAACATACAAAAGACCTTGGAATATCGGTTATCTTCGCAGAATCCGCTCAGGAAAGAATGACTGAGAATGTGCACACACTTATTCGATATGTAAACGAACGTGAAGGGGATATCCTCATCGAGGCAGGTAAAGCAGTAGATATTGCATTCAATTTAGATGAATTTGATACTACGACCAACGAACGATTTACCAGAATGCTGCGAACATTGAACCATCAAATAGGCATAAAAAACTCTATACCAAACTCGGTTAGTTTTCTAGAGATGTTCGGCGTTAAGGATATTGAGGATGTTCCAATAGCTAGAAATTGGACATTGAATGAGTCGGCAAAATCACTTGCTGTGCCGATTGGTTTTAAAGGAAAAAATGAACTCGTCGCATTGAACTTACATGAGAAGGCTCATGGTCCTCATGGTTTGTTAGCAGGTACAACGGGCTCTGGTAAAAGTGAATTTTTACAGACGTATATATTATCACTTGCAGTTCATTATCATCCACACGAAGTAGCTTTCTTATTAATCGACTACAAAGGCGGAGGAATGGCACAGCCGTTCAAGCATATCCCGCATTTATTAGGAACGATTACGAATATTGAAGGCAGTAAAAACTTTAGTATGCGGGCACTAGCTTCTATAAATAGTGAGCTGAAACGAAGACAGCGACTTTTCGATCAATACGTCGTTACGCATATTGATGATTACACGACACTTTATAAAGAAGGAAAAGCGATGGAACCCCTTCCTCATTTGTTCCTCATTTCCGATGAATTTGCAGAGCTGAAACGTGAGGAACCAGAATTTATACGAGAGCTTGTGAGTACAGCTCGCATCGGACGAAGTTTAGGAGTACATCTTATTTTAGCTACTCAAAAGCCAGGAGGAGTTATAGACGAACAGATTTGGAGTAATGCAAGATTCCGAGTTGCATTAAAGGTACAGGATGCATCGGATAGTAAAGAAATCTTAAAAAATGGAGATGCCGCATCTATCACCGTAACTGGTCGTGGTTATCTACAAGTTGGAAACAATGAAGTGTATGAGCTATTCCAATCTGCATGGAGCGGTGCCCCTTATAAGGAAGAAGTGCTAGAAGGAGAAGATGATGTGGCAATTGTCACGGATCTAGGCTTGTATCCACTTTCTGGTATAGCAACAAATGTGAAAAAGAAATCTAGTGGAATGACCGAAATGGAAGCAGTGACAGCGAAAATTGCGGAGTCAACCGCTGATATGAATATTCAAAAAGTAGCTAGTCCTTGGTTAGAGCCGTTAGCGTTACGTCTTGAAAAACAACACGATATACCTAGAAGTCAAACGGGATTCCCTATAGGGATGATTGACGAACCAGATAAGCAAAGCCAGACACCAATTGCTTATAACTGGACAAAGGATGGAAATCTTGGCGTATTTGGTTCCTCTGGATATGGGAAATCATATACATTGCTCACAACTTTATTGGGACTTGCGGAAAACCTAACTCCAGAAGAAGCAAACTTTTACTTACTCGATTACGGAAATGGTTCGTTACTACCTCTTAGACAGCTCCCACATACAGCTGATTATTTCACGATCGATGAAGAACTGAAAAGAGATAAATTAGTTAAGTTAATAAAAGAAGAAATTGCTAAGCGAAAAATTGCCTTCCAACAATCAGAGGTTAGTAACATCCATATGTTCAATAAACTATCAGCTTCGACGTTACCTTTTCTATATATAGTCGTAGATAATTATGATATTGTCCGTGAAGAAATGGAAGAGTTAGAGGCTCAACTAATTCAATTTGGTCGAGATGGTCAATCACTAGGAATCTATTTATTTGTGGCTGCGACAAGAGTTCAATCAGTTCGACAGTCCCTAATGAATAACTTAAAAACGAAAATTGTTCATTATTTAATGGATACTACGGAGTCATTTACAGTAATCGGTCGTGTACCGTTTGACTTAGAACCATTCCCAGGTAGAGCAATTCTGAAAAAAGAGGATGCTTACTTTGCACAAATTTATCTCCCTGCTAGTGGGGCAGATGACTACGAAGTATTAGAATCCATTAAGGTAAAAGTGAGTAATTTACGAACGCAATACTTGGAAGAAAATCTTCCGAAACCAATTCCGATGCTCCCGCTCGAGCTTACATCTACAAACTTTTCCTTCTACTTGGATGGAAAGAACAAAGATGGAATCGTTCCAATTGGGTTGGATGAGGATACAGTGCTTCCAATTTCCATTGACTTTAAGAAAAATCGTCATTGTCTACTTATTGGGCAGGTTCAAAGAGGGAAGACAAATACGATTACTTGGATGCTTCACACACTTTTAGAACAGAAGACGGGATTCATTTCTATATTTGATTCGTTTGACCGAGGATTATCAAGATTCGCTGAGCATGATTCCATTGACTATCTGGAAACGAAAGAGAATTTGGCAGAATGGATTACTCGAACAGAGCAATATTATGCGGAAGTAGAGCGGATTTACCTCGAAAATATTCAACAAGGGAAATCTGTAGAAATTACACTTTCTTATTTCGTCATTGATGGATATACAAGATTCTTACAAGTAGCTGATATTAGCCTGCAGGATAGACTAGCAAAATTGATGAAGCGTTATGCTCACTTAGGCTTTAATGTCGTCATGTCAGGAAATAATGCAGAAATCACGAAGGGCTATGATGCCTTTACGAATGAGTTGAAGCTTGTCCGACAGGCGCTCGTGTACATGAAAAAATCGGAACAAACTTTGTTTACAGTAGCGTATGAGCGCAAAGAAGCAGAGCTTCCACTTGGATTTGCACATTATATTTTGAATGGGAACGCAACGAAAGTAAAAATTCCATTAAGTGAGTTGGAGAGGACGAACATACAATGA
- the essB gene encoding type VII secretion protein EssB, which translates to MAKRSHTYLKNRIGAEINEEPLKTTFVFQKERVGFKRTEEIIFLKEVNPKIKKDIVITDDELIIQADIPASFKRFDDIQGEDEKSRWMFAYQLVEKVYSHPYPRLNLVVSPENIVYSRGMDPVFLYYGVLGSLPPFETNDERVWLETKAVVAAAIDGSFTFEEYLKYSEILELKEMGATIMSMKESDSLLDFISQQMEQLEVKELENVKLPRKKWKITKWISIGLGVLIIPAIIFTVIYFVHEKPKTDAFINSQASFLGQNYSQVVTTLSPYSVKSMPYIVLYELAYSSVTNERLDEEQKENVLSNITLQTDADYFRYWIYLGRGEAENAVDIARAMEDGELITYALLKRREEVKADKDLTGEEMQELLNEIDQEVEEYEKLMEEVEEQELQEQQELEQAQQEQQELEQKEKEKQELEQKQKEQQELEQKQKEQQELEQKQKEQQEKQQQQTDQTK; encoded by the coding sequence ATGGCCAAACGTTCACATACATACTTAAAAAACCGAATAGGTGCAGAAATAAATGAAGAACCACTTAAAACTACTTTTGTCTTTCAAAAAGAGAGAGTGGGATTTAAGCGAACTGAAGAAATTATTTTTCTAAAGGAAGTTAATCCAAAAATAAAAAAAGATATAGTAATAACCGACGACGAGCTAATTATTCAAGCGGATATCCCAGCCTCTTTTAAGCGTTTTGATGACATTCAAGGAGAGGATGAAAAATCTCGTTGGATGTTTGCATACCAACTAGTGGAGAAGGTTTATTCCCATCCATATCCACGCTTAAATTTAGTCGTTTCCCCGGAAAACATTGTGTATAGCCGAGGGATGGATCCTGTTTTTCTTTATTATGGAGTGTTAGGGAGTTTACCGCCCTTTGAAACAAATGATGAGCGCGTCTGGTTAGAAACAAAAGCCGTAGTTGCAGCCGCAATAGACGGCTCTTTCACATTTGAAGAGTATTTAAAGTATTCCGAGATTCTTGAACTGAAGGAAATGGGCGCTACCATTATGTCCATGAAAGAAAGTGACTCTTTACTGGACTTCATAAGTCAGCAAATGGAGCAACTAGAAGTAAAAGAACTAGAAAATGTGAAGCTTCCTCGAAAAAAGTGGAAAATTACCAAATGGATATCTATTGGGTTAGGTGTACTTATTATTCCTGCAATTATATTTACTGTAATTTATTTTGTACACGAAAAGCCAAAAACAGATGCATTTATCAATAGTCAAGCATCCTTCCTCGGTCAAAACTACAGTCAAGTAGTAACAACTTTAAGCCCTTATAGCGTTAAGTCTATGCCATATATTGTTCTTTACGAACTTGCGTACTCATCTGTTACCAATGAACGCTTGGATGAAGAACAAAAAGAAAATGTGCTTTCTAATATTACATTGCAAACTGATGCAGATTATTTTAGATATTGGATTTATCTCGGTCGTGGAGAGGCAGAAAATGCTGTAGATATTGCAAGAGCAATGGAAGATGGGGAGTTAATCACCTATGCATTGTTGAAAAGAAGAGAAGAAGTGAAGGCAGATAAAGATTTAACTGGTGAAGAAATGCAAGAACTACTAAACGAAATTGATCAAGAAGTAGAGGAATATGAAAAGTTAATGGAAGAAGTGGAAGAACAGGAACTACAAGAGCAGCAAGAACTAGAGCAGGCACAACAGGAACAGCAAGAACTAGAGCAAAAAGAAAAAGAAAAGCAGGAGCTAGAACAAAAGCAAAAAGAACAACAGGAGCTAGAACAAAAGCAAAAAGAACAACAGGAACTAGAACAAAAGCAAAAAGAACAACAAGAAAAACAGCAACAACAAACAGATCAAACAAAGTAA
- a CDS encoding EsaB/YukD family protein, with product MYIEITVDLSKYDGKVLDLRLSDYYTMKKMIDIAWQANSISKTPREGHWVRVVNKDKIFPGHLTLAHCGITTGDRIEII from the coding sequence GTGTATATAGAAATTACTGTAGATCTTTCTAAATACGATGGAAAAGTCTTAGATCTAAGACTTTCTGATTACTACACAATGAAAAAAATGATTGATATAGCCTGGCAGGCCAATTCTATATCCAAAACTCCACGCGAAGGCCATTGGGTGCGCGTAGTGAATAAAGATAAAATATTCCCAGGACATTTGACGTTAGCCCATTGCGGAATAACGACAGGTGACCGAATTGAAATTATTTGA
- a CDS encoding WXG100 family type VII secretion target, with amino-acid sequence MSGIIRVTPAELDAMASRYNHESGEVASQIGRLDGMIGELQSMWEGSSSAAFAEQYERLKPHFNEMRELLSEVGIQLSRAGQALQDADQQVASQIRG; translated from the coding sequence ATGTCAGGAATTATTCGCGTAACACCAGCTGAGTTAGATGCTATGGCTTCTCGCTACAACCATGAATCAGGGGAGGTTGCTTCTCAAATTGGTCGCCTAGATGGCATGATCGGTGAATTGCAGTCAATGTGGGAAGGTTCTTCTAGTGCTGCCTTCGCTGAGCAATATGAGAGACTTAAACCTCATTTCAATGAAATGCGTGAATTATTAAGTGAAGTAGGTATTCAATTAAGCCGTGCTGGTCAAGCGTTGCAAGATGCTGACCAACAAGTTGCTAGTCAAATTCGCGGATAA